One genomic segment of Mycolicibacterium gilvum includes these proteins:
- a CDS encoding ABC transporter substrate-binding protein, which produces MTLRVGVVCPEPPFNSMPGQTGLDIEVMTALADAIGEQAEFTDCDCADYDGVFDRLAAGDVDCVIAGSTVTPEREGRAAFLPPYLISGQGLAVDTTRLPHVRSADDLSGLTIGVQRGTTSERVAEELVAEGRAERVRVYDYGAIGTAIADLVTGGCDAVMKLAPALAELVKDVPEVDVVQRGLSVEEIAIAVNPSDQQLLARLQVAQAELEADGTLQRIRRRWLGNPYVNQSSGVF; this is translated from the coding sequence ATGACGTTACGAGTAGGGGTGGTCTGCCCGGAACCGCCGTTCAACTCCATGCCGGGGCAGACCGGCCTCGACATCGAGGTGATGACGGCGCTGGCCGACGCGATCGGCGAGCAGGCCGAGTTCACCGACTGCGACTGCGCCGACTACGACGGGGTGTTCGACCGGCTCGCCGCAGGCGACGTCGACTGCGTGATCGCCGGCAGCACCGTCACCCCGGAACGGGAGGGCCGTGCCGCGTTCCTGCCTCCATATCTGATCTCGGGGCAGGGCCTCGCCGTCGACACCACCCGACTCCCGCACGTGAGGTCCGCCGATGACCTGTCGGGCCTGACCATCGGCGTGCAGCGCGGCACCACCAGTGAGCGGGTCGCCGAGGAACTGGTGGCCGAGGGCAGGGCCGAGCGGGTCCGCGTCTACGACTACGGCGCGATCGGCACCGCGATCGCCGATCTGGTGACGGGCGGATGCGACGCCGTGATGAAGCTGGCGCCGGCGCTGGCCGAACTCGTCAAAGACGTACCCGAGGTCGACGTGGTCCAGCGGGGGCTGTCGGTGGAGGAGATCGCGATCGCGGTGAACCCCTCCGACCAGCAGCTGCTGGCCCGCCTGCAGGTGGCGCAGGCCGAGCTCGAAGCCGACGGCACCCTGCAGCGCATCCGGCGCAGATGGCTCGGTAACCCCTACGTCAATCAGAGTTCAGGCGTGTTCTAG
- the gap gene encoding type I glyceraldehyde-3-phosphate dehydrogenase yields the protein MTIRVGVNGFGRIGRNFFRALDAQKAAGKNTDIEIIAVNDLTSNATLAHLLKFDSILGRLPYDVSLEGEDTIVVGDTKIKALEVKEGPAALPWGDLGVDVVVESTGIFTKRDKAQGHLDAGAKKVIISAPASDEDITIVLGVNDDKYDGSQNIISNASCTTNCLGPLAKVLNDEFGIVKGLMTTIHAYTQDQNLQDGPHGDLRRARAAAINIVPTSTGAAKAIGLVLPELKGKLDGYALRVPIPTGSVTDLTAELAKPGTVDEINAAMKAAADGPLKGILKYYDAPIVSSDIVTDPHSSLYDAGLTKVIDNQAKVVSWYDNEWGYSNRLVDLVGLVGKSL from the coding sequence GTGACGATCCGGGTAGGCGTGAACGGCTTCGGCCGTATCGGGCGCAACTTCTTCCGCGCGCTGGATGCGCAGAAGGCCGCAGGCAAGAACACCGACATCGAGATCATCGCGGTGAACGACCTCACCTCCAATGCGACGCTGGCGCATCTGCTGAAGTTCGACTCCATCCTCGGCCGGCTGCCCTACGACGTCAGCCTCGAAGGTGAGGACACCATCGTCGTCGGCGACACCAAGATCAAGGCCCTCGAGGTCAAAGAGGGCCCGGCGGCGCTGCCGTGGGGCGATCTGGGCGTCGATGTCGTCGTGGAGTCGACCGGCATCTTCACCAAGCGGGACAAGGCCCAGGGCCACCTCGACGCCGGCGCGAAGAAGGTCATTATCTCGGCGCCCGCCAGCGACGAGGACATCACCATCGTGCTCGGCGTCAACGACGACAAGTACGACGGCAGCCAGAACATCATCTCCAATGCGTCGTGCACCACGAACTGCCTCGGCCCGCTGGCCAAGGTGCTCAACGACGAGTTCGGCATCGTCAAGGGCCTGATGACCACCATCCACGCCTACACCCAGGACCAGAACCTGCAGGACGGTCCGCACGGTGACCTGCGCCGCGCCCGCGCCGCCGCGATCAACATCGTGCCGACCTCGACCGGTGCGGCCAAGGCCATCGGCCTGGTGCTTCCCGAGCTGAAGGGCAAGCTGGACGGCTACGCCCTGCGCGTGCCGATCCCCACGGGTTCGGTCACCGATCTGACCGCCGAGCTGGCCAAGCCGGGCACCGTCGACGAGATCAACGCCGCGATGAAGGCCGCCGCCGACGGACCGCTCAAGGGCATCCTGAAGTACTACGACGCGCCGATCGTGTCGAGCGACATCGTCACCGACCCGCACAGCTCGCTGTACGACGCCGGGCTGACCAAGGTCATCGACAACCAGGCCAAGGTCGTCTCCTGGTACGACAACGAGTGGGGCTACTCCAACCGCCTCGTCGACCTCGTCGGCCTGGTCGGCAAGTCACTCTAG
- a CDS encoding phosphoglycerate kinase — MGIKSLDDLLAEGVSGRGVLVRSDLNVPLDGGSITDPGRIIASVPTLKALSDAGAKVVVTAHLGRPKGEPDPKFSLAPVGAALGEKLGRHVQLAGDVVGSDALARAEGLTDGDILLLENIRFDGRETSKDDAERLKLAKALVELVGDDGAFVSDGFGVVHRKQASVYDVATLLPHYAGTLVDTEVKVLAQLTESTERPYAVVLGGSKVSDKLAVIENLATKADSLIIGGGMCFTFLAAQGLSVGSSLLEESMIDTCRTLLDDYGDVLHLPVDIVVAEKFSADSEPQTVAADKIPDDKMGLDIGPESVRRFSALLSNAKTIFWNGPMGVFEFPAFAAGTKGVAEAIIGATGKGAFSVVGGGDSAAAVRQLGLPEDGFSHISTGGGASLEYLEGKELPGIEVLN, encoded by the coding sequence ATGGGCATCAAGTCACTCGACGACCTTCTGGCCGAAGGTGTTTCGGGACGGGGCGTCCTCGTGCGCTCCGACCTGAACGTGCCCCTCGACGGGGGCTCGATCACCGACCCGGGACGCATCATCGCGTCGGTGCCGACGCTGAAGGCGTTGAGTGACGCCGGCGCCAAGGTCGTCGTCACCGCGCATCTCGGCAGGCCCAAGGGCGAGCCGGATCCGAAGTTCTCCCTCGCGCCGGTCGGCGCGGCGCTGGGGGAGAAGCTCGGCCGGCACGTCCAGCTGGCCGGCGACGTCGTGGGCAGCGATGCCCTGGCGCGTGCCGAGGGGCTGACCGACGGCGACATCCTGCTGCTGGAGAACATCCGCTTCGACGGGCGCGAGACCAGCAAGGACGACGCCGAACGGCTCAAGCTGGCGAAGGCGCTCGTCGAACTCGTCGGTGATGATGGCGCGTTCGTCTCGGATGGCTTCGGTGTGGTGCACCGCAAGCAGGCGTCGGTGTACGACGTCGCGACGCTGCTGCCGCACTACGCGGGCACGCTGGTCGACACCGAGGTCAAGGTGCTCGCGCAGCTGACCGAGTCGACGGAGCGCCCCTATGCGGTGGTGCTCGGCGGTTCAAAGGTGTCGGACAAGCTCGCCGTGATCGAGAACCTTGCGACCAAGGCCGACAGCCTGATCATCGGCGGCGGCATGTGCTTCACCTTCCTTGCCGCACAGGGGCTTTCGGTGGGCAGCTCGCTTCTCGAAGAGAGCATGATCGACACCTGCCGCACACTGCTCGACGACTACGGCGACGTGCTGCACCTGCCCGTCGACATCGTGGTCGCCGAGAAGTTCTCCGCCGACTCGGAGCCTCAGACGGTGGCCGCCGACAAGATCCCCGACGACAAGATGGGCCTCGACATCGGTCCGGAGTCGGTGCGGCGGTTCTCGGCGCTGCTGTCGAACGCGAAGACGATCTTCTGGAACGGCCCCATGGGCGTGTTCGAGTTCCCGGCGTTCGCCGCGGGGACGAAAGGAGTGGCCGAGGCCATCATCGGCGCCACCGGCAAGGGTGCGTTCAGCGTCGTCGGGGGCGGCGACTCGGCGGCCGCGGTCCGTCAGCTGGGCCTGCCCGAGGACGGTTTCTCGCACATTTCCACCGGTGGCGGTGCGTCGCTGGAATACCTTGAGGGCAAAGAGCTGCCCGGCATCGAAGTTCTGAATTAG
- the tpiA gene encoding triose-phosphate isomerase yields the protein MTRKPLIAGNWKMNLNHFEAIALVQKIAFSLPDKYFDRVDVTVIPPFTDLRSVQTLVDGDKLRLTYGAQDVSQHDSGAYTGEISGAFLAKLGCTFAVVGHSERRTYHGETDELVAAKATAALKHGLTPIVCIGEQLEVREAGNHVEFNVNSLRGSLAGLSAEQIAQTVIAYEPVWAIGTGRVASAADAQEVCKAIRDELGNLASADVAAGVRVLYGGSVNAKNVGEIVGQGDVDGALVGGASLDGEQFATLSAIAAGGPLP from the coding sequence TTGACCCGTAAGCCGCTGATCGCCGGCAACTGGAAGATGAACCTGAACCACTTCGAGGCGATCGCGCTGGTTCAGAAAATCGCATTCTCGTTGCCGGACAAGTACTTCGACCGGGTGGACGTCACGGTGATCCCGCCGTTCACCGATCTGCGCAGCGTGCAGACGCTCGTCGACGGCGACAAGCTGCGACTCACCTACGGCGCCCAGGACGTGTCCCAGCACGATTCGGGCGCCTACACCGGCGAGATCAGCGGCGCGTTCCTGGCGAAGCTGGGCTGCACGTTCGCCGTCGTCGGGCACTCCGAACGCCGCACCTACCACGGTGAGACCGACGAGCTGGTCGCCGCGAAGGCCACTGCGGCGCTCAAGCACGGTCTGACCCCGATCGTGTGCATCGGCGAACAACTCGAGGTGCGCGAGGCCGGCAACCACGTCGAGTTCAACGTGAACTCGCTGCGCGGCTCGCTGGCCGGGCTCTCCGCCGAGCAGATCGCCCAGACGGTCATCGCCTACGAGCCGGTGTGGGCGATCGGCACCGGCCGGGTGGCCAGTGCCGCCGACGCGCAGGAAGTGTGCAAGGCCATCCGCGACGAATTGGGCAACCTCGCGTCGGCCGACGTCGCCGCAGGTGTCCGGGTTCTCTACGGCGGATCGGTCAACGCCAAGAACGTCGGCGAGATCGTCGGCCAGGGCGACGTCGACGGCGCACTGGTCGGCGGGGCGTCGCTGGACGGTGAGCAGTTCGCCACGTTGTCGGCGATCGCCGCGGGCGGCCCGCTGCCCTGA
- the secG gene encoding preprotein translocase subunit SecG: MQLALQITLVVTSVLVVLLVLLHRAKGGGLSSLFGGGVQSSLSGSTVVEKNLDRVTLFVTGIWIVSIIGMALSIKYGV, from the coding sequence ATGCAATTGGCCCTGCAGATCACCCTGGTCGTGACCAGTGTCCTGGTCGTCCTCCTGGTCCTGCTGCACCGTGCCAAGGGTGGCGGTCTGTCCAGCCTGTTCGGCGGCGGTGTGCAGTCCAGCCTGTCCGGTTCCACGGTGGTCGAGAAGAACCTCGACCGGGTGACCCTGTTCGTCACCGGCATCTGGATCGTGTCGATCATCGGTATGGCGCTGTCCATCAAGTACGGCGTCTGA
- the ppc gene encoding phosphoenolpyruvate carboxylase, with product MPSSPATPDQSLEPIGAVQRTQVGREATEPMREDIRLLGTILGDTVREQNGDEVFDLVERARVEAFRVRRSEIDRADMAKLFDDVDVHRAIPVIRAFTHFALLANVAEDIHRERRRRIHEAAGEPPQDSGLDATYLKLDDAGLDAGAVADALAGALVSPVITAHPTETRRRTVFDTQHRITELMRLRLHGHDTTPDGRDVEQELRRHILTLWQTALIRLSRLKIQDEIETGLRYYEAALFEVIPQVNAEVRAALQQRFPEAGLLEQPIVRPGSWIGGDRDGNPNVTAEVVRLATGSAAYTALAHYFAELTGLEQELSMSARLVHITDELAALADSCHEPARADEPYRRALRVVHARLTATAQRILDRQPEHELDLGMEPYAAPGELLDDLDVIDASLRANGSAVLADDRLGRLREAVRVFGFHLSGLDMRQNSDVHEEVVAELLAWAGVHSDYTSLSEDDRVEVLAAELATRRPLTSPDADLSELARKELDIVTAAARAVHVFGPQAVPNYIISMCQSVSDMLEAAILLKEAGLLDASSEHPYAPVGIVPLFETIDDLQRGSSILEAALDLPLYRGLVSARGDSQEVMLGYSDSNKDGGYLAANWALYRAELELVESSRKTGIRLRLFHGRGGTVGRGGGPSYDAILAQPPGAVRGSLRITEQGEVIAAKYAEPRIAHRNLETLLAATLEATLLDMEGLGELAGSAYEVLDDLAARAQRAYAELVHDTPGFVDYFKASTPVSEIGALNIGSRPTSRKPTTSISDLRAIPWVLAWSQSRVMLPGWYGTGTAFEDYVGDGDDAEARLQVLQDLYRRWPFFATVLSNMAQVLAKSDLGLAAHYSELVEDEELRRRVFDKIVDEHARTIRMHRLITGHEDLLADNPSLARSVFNRFPYLEPLNHLQVELLRRYRSGDEDELVQRGILLTMSGLATALRNSG from the coding sequence ATGCCTTCCTCCCCGGCAACTCCCGACCAGTCCCTCGAACCCATCGGAGCGGTGCAGCGCACCCAGGTCGGTCGGGAGGCGACGGAGCCGATGCGCGAGGACATCCGCCTGCTCGGGACCATCCTGGGCGACACCGTGCGGGAACAGAACGGTGACGAGGTCTTCGATCTCGTGGAGCGGGCCCGTGTCGAGGCCTTCCGGGTGCGTCGCTCCGAGATCGACCGCGCCGACATGGCGAAGCTGTTCGACGACGTGGACGTGCACCGCGCGATCCCGGTGATCCGCGCATTCACCCATTTCGCCCTGCTGGCCAACGTCGCCGAGGACATCCACCGGGAACGGCGCCGCCGCATCCACGAGGCCGCCGGAGAACCGCCGCAGGACAGCGGGCTCGACGCCACCTACCTCAAACTCGACGACGCCGGTCTGGATGCGGGCGCCGTCGCTGACGCGCTGGCTGGAGCCCTGGTGTCCCCGGTGATCACCGCGCACCCCACCGAGACGCGGCGGCGCACCGTGTTCGACACCCAGCACCGCATCACCGAGTTGATGCGCCTGCGGCTGCACGGGCACGACACCACCCCCGACGGCCGCGACGTCGAGCAGGAACTGCGACGCCACATCCTGACGCTGTGGCAGACGGCGTTGATCCGGTTGTCCCGGCTGAAGATCCAGGACGAGATCGAGACCGGTCTGCGCTACTACGAAGCCGCCCTCTTCGAGGTGATCCCTCAGGTCAACGCCGAGGTGCGGGCCGCGCTGCAGCAGCGGTTCCCCGAGGCGGGGCTGCTGGAGCAACCGATCGTGCGGCCCGGCTCCTGGATCGGCGGTGACCGCGACGGCAACCCGAACGTGACCGCCGAGGTGGTCCGGCTCGCGACCGGCAGCGCCGCCTATACCGCGCTGGCGCATTACTTCGCCGAACTCACCGGCCTCGAACAGGAACTGTCGATGTCGGCGCGGCTGGTGCACATCACCGACGAGCTGGCCGCCCTCGCCGACTCGTGCCATGAGCCGGCCCGCGCGGACGAGCCGTACCGCCGCGCGCTGCGCGTCGTCCACGCGCGTCTCACCGCCACCGCACAGCGGATCCTGGACCGGCAACCCGAGCACGAGCTCGATCTGGGCATGGAACCGTACGCCGCGCCCGGCGAACTGCTCGACGACCTCGACGTGATCGATGCGTCGCTGCGGGCCAACGGCAGCGCCGTGCTGGCCGACGATCGGCTGGGCCGGCTGCGGGAAGCGGTACGGGTCTTCGGGTTTCACCTGTCCGGACTCGACATGCGGCAGAACTCCGACGTCCACGAGGAGGTCGTCGCCGAACTGCTGGCGTGGGCCGGTGTGCACTCCGACTACACCTCGCTCAGTGAGGACGACCGCGTCGAGGTACTGGCCGCCGAGCTGGCCACCCGCCGCCCCCTGACCAGCCCCGACGCCGATCTCTCCGAGCTCGCGCGCAAGGAACTCGACATCGTCACGGCGGCCGCCCGCGCGGTGCACGTCTTCGGTCCGCAGGCCGTGCCGAACTACATCATCTCGATGTGCCAGTCCGTGTCGGACATGCTCGAAGCGGCGATCCTGCTCAAGGAGGCAGGGCTGCTCGACGCGTCCTCGGAGCATCCGTACGCACCCGTCGGGATCGTGCCGCTGTTCGAGACCATTGACGACCTTCAGCGGGGATCGTCGATTCTCGAAGCAGCCCTTGACCTTCCGCTGTATCGCGGTCTGGTCTCCGCCCGCGGCGACAGCCAGGAGGTGATGCTCGGGTATTCGGACTCCAACAAGGACGGTGGCTACCTGGCCGCCAACTGGGCGCTCTACCGCGCCGAGCTGGAACTGGTGGAGTCCTCGCGCAAGACCGGAATCCGGTTGCGGCTCTTCCACGGTCGCGGTGGCACCGTCGGTCGCGGCGGCGGCCCGAGCTACGACGCGATCCTGGCCCAGCCGCCCGGCGCGGTGCGGGGTTCGCTGCGGATCACCGAGCAGGGTGAGGTGATCGCCGCGAAGTACGCCGAACCGCGGATCGCCCACCGCAACCTGGAGACGCTGCTGGCCGCCACGCTGGAGGCCACACTGCTGGACATGGAGGGGCTGGGCGAGCTCGCCGGCAGCGCCTACGAGGTGCTCGACGACCTCGCTGCCCGGGCACAACGTGCGTACGCCGAACTCGTCCATGACACACCGGGATTCGTCGACTACTTCAAAGCGTCGACACCGGTCAGCGAGATCGGTGCGCTGAACATCGGCAGCAGGCCCACGTCGCGTAAACCGACGACGTCGATCTCGGATCTGCGGGCCATCCCGTGGGTGCTGGCCTGGAGCCAGTCACGGGTGATGCTGCCCGGCTGGTACGGCACGGGCACCGCATTCGAGGACTATGTGGGCGACGGTGACGACGCCGAGGCGCGGCTGCAGGTGCTGCAGGACCTGTACCGGCGGTGGCCCTTCTTCGCGACCGTGCTGTCCAACATGGCCCAGGTGCTGGCGAAGTCCGATCTCGGTCTCGCCGCGCACTATTCCGAACTCGTCGAGGACGAGGAGCTGCGTCGCCGGGTGTTCGACAAGATCGTCGACGAACATGCCCGCACCATCCGGATGCACAGGCTCATCACCGGCCACGAGGATCTGCTGGCCGACAACCCGTCGCTGGCCCGGTCGGTATTCAACCGCTTCCCGTACCTGGAGCCGCTGAACCATCTGCAGGTCGAACTGCTGCGCCGCTACCGGTCCGGGGATGAGGACGAACTGGTTCAACGGGGCATCCTGCTGACGATGAGTGGGCTGGCCACCGCGCTGCGCAACAGCGGTTAG
- a CDS encoding ATPase, producing MADKGGRPVRTGPERIRKLAQAALNADVTVEQVDTILEGLSETLEDLNHSMEKLDVTLERFNGAITHINELAPRLIAVVDRMEGIVTRVERIVGMGESVIMPLAATEQVIRGALGRVRRSAGL from the coding sequence ATGGCAGATAAAGGGGGCAGACCCGTCCGGACCGGTCCCGAACGGATCCGCAAGCTCGCCCAGGCGGCGTTGAACGCGGACGTCACCGTCGAGCAGGTCGACACGATCCTGGAAGGTCTGAGCGAGACGCTCGAGGATCTGAACCATTCGATGGAGAAGTTGGACGTCACACTGGAGCGCTTCAACGGTGCCATCACCCACATCAATGAGCTCGCTCCCCGCCTCATCGCCGTCGTCGACCGGATGGAGGGCATCGTCACCCGGGTCGAGCGCATCGTCGGGATGGGTGAGTCGGTGATCATGCCGCTGGCCGCGACCGAGCAGGTGATCCGGGGCGCGTTGGGCAGGGTGCGCCGAAGCGCGGGGCTCTAG
- a CDS encoding (Fe-S)-binding protein — MRVALFATCYNDLMWPETPKAVVRLLRRLGCEVEFPAEQTCCGQMFTNTGYAEEAIPAVRNFVATFAGYDAVVAPSASCVGSVRHQHHDIAARAGCRAMQNEVDTLAPNVYELSEFLVDVLGVTDVGAYFPHRVTYHPTCHSLRMLRVGDRPLALLRAVRGIDLVELPGADQCCGFGGTFAVKNADTSVAMGADKARAVRETEAEVLVAGDNSCLAHIGGLLSRQRSGVRVMHLAEILAADGAS; from the coding sequence ATGCGGGTCGCGCTGTTCGCCACCTGCTACAACGACCTTATGTGGCCGGAGACTCCGAAAGCCGTTGTGCGGCTTTTGCGTCGACTCGGGTGTGAGGTCGAGTTCCCTGCCGAGCAGACCTGCTGCGGCCAGATGTTCACCAACACCGGGTACGCCGAGGAAGCCATTCCCGCGGTGCGCAACTTCGTCGCGACGTTCGCCGGCTACGACGCCGTGGTCGCCCCGTCGGCTTCCTGCGTCGGGTCGGTCCGCCACCAGCACCACGACATCGCCGCCCGGGCCGGCTGCCGGGCGATGCAGAACGAGGTCGACACCCTCGCGCCGAACGTCTACGAGCTCTCCGAGTTCCTCGTCGACGTTCTCGGCGTCACCGATGTCGGCGCCTACTTTCCGCACCGGGTCACCTACCACCCGACCTGTCACTCGCTGCGGATGCTGCGGGTCGGTGACCGACCGCTCGCGTTGCTGCGAGCCGTGCGCGGCATCGATCTGGTGGAGTTGCCTGGCGCCGATCAATGTTGTGGCTTCGGCGGGACATTCGCGGTGAAGAACGCGGACACCTCAGTTGCGATGGGGGCCGACAAAGCCCGAGCAGTACGCGAGACCGAAGCCGAAGTGCTTGTCGCCGGCGATAACTCGTGCCTCGCGCACATCGGCGGGCTGTTGTCGCGGCAGCGCAGCGGTGTGCGCGTGATGCATCTGGCGGAGATCCTGGCCGCGGACGGTGCGTCGTGA
- a CDS encoding LutB/LldF family L-lactate oxidation iron-sulfur protein yields MPTFQTAAREALQDAVLRRNLAHATGTIRAKRARAVAELDNWEQLRLAAEAIKDAALHRLDEHLVEFEAKATAAGATVHWARDAEEANLIVVDLVRAAGATEVVKVKSMATQEIELNEALAEAGIDAWETDLAELIVQLGDDWPSHILVPAIHRNRSEVREIFLREMGKVGRPAPEDLTDEPRRLAEAARLHLREKFLRATVAVSGANFAIADTGSLVVVESEGNGRMCLTLPETLISVVGIEKVLPSWRDLEVLLQVLPRSSTGERENPYTSIWTGPADGDGPQNVHIVLLDNGRTEVLADPKGRDALRCIRCSACLNVCPVYERAGGHSYGSVYPGPIGAVLTPQLRGTASEIDRSLPYASSLCGACFDVCPVRIDIPSMLVHLRTRVVDENRGGIPSAEQIAMKAGGWVMADHRRLSGVEKMAGAGGKVLRSRALGGKENLTSLPWPARGWSEARDAPVPPVESFRSWWERTEGGTRE; encoded by the coding sequence ATGCCCACGTTTCAGACCGCGGCGCGCGAGGCGCTGCAGGATGCGGTGTTGCGGCGAAATCTCGCGCACGCCACCGGAACCATCCGCGCGAAGCGGGCCCGGGCCGTCGCCGAACTCGACAACTGGGAACAACTTCGGCTGGCGGCCGAGGCGATCAAAGACGCTGCGCTGCACCGACTCGACGAGCATCTCGTCGAGTTCGAGGCGAAGGCGACCGCGGCCGGTGCCACGGTGCACTGGGCGCGCGACGCCGAAGAAGCCAACCTGATCGTCGTCGACCTGGTGCGGGCCGCCGGCGCCACCGAGGTGGTCAAGGTCAAGTCGATGGCGACCCAGGAGATCGAACTCAACGAGGCGCTGGCCGAGGCGGGTATCGACGCGTGGGAGACCGACCTCGCCGAGCTCATCGTGCAACTGGGCGACGACTGGCCCAGCCACATCCTGGTGCCTGCCATCCACCGCAACCGCTCCGAGGTGCGCGAGATCTTCCTGCGGGAGATGGGCAAGGTCGGACGGCCGGCCCCCGAAGACCTGACCGACGAGCCGCGGCGGCTGGCCGAGGCCGCGAGGCTGCACCTGCGGGAGAAATTCCTGCGGGCGACGGTTGCCGTGTCGGGCGCGAACTTCGCGATCGCCGACACCGGCAGCCTGGTGGTGGTCGAGTCCGAGGGCAACGGTCGGATGTGCCTGACACTGCCCGAGACGCTGATCTCGGTGGTCGGTATCGAGAAGGTGCTGCCGTCGTGGCGGGATCTCGAGGTGCTGCTGCAGGTGTTGCCGCGCAGCAGCACGGGGGAGCGGGAGAACCCGTACACGTCGATCTGGACCGGCCCCGCTGACGGTGACGGTCCGCAGAACGTACACATCGTGCTGCTGGACAACGGACGGACCGAGGTCCTGGCCGACCCGAAAGGCCGAGATGCGTTGCGTTGCATCCGTTGTTCGGCGTGCCTGAACGTGTGCCCTGTCTACGAGCGTGCCGGCGGGCACTCGTACGGCTCGGTGTATCCCGGGCCGATCGGGGCGGTGCTGACTCCTCAGTTGCGGGGCACCGCCAGCGAGATCGACCGTTCGCTGCCGTACGCGTCGAGCCTCTGCGGAGCGTGCTTCGACGTCTGCCCGGTGCGCATCGACATCCCGTCGATGCTGGTTCATCTGCGTACCCGGGTGGTGGACGAGAACCGTGGTGGCATCCCGTCGGCAGAGCAGATCGCGATGAAGGCCGGCGGATGGGTGATGGCCGACCACCGGCGGCTGTCGGGGGTCGAAAAGATGGCGGGTGCCGGCGGAAAGGTGTTGCGCAGCAGAGCGTTGGGCGGCAAAGAGAACTTGACCTCCCTGCCGTGGCCGGCGCGAGGGTGGTCTGAGGCCCGCGATGCGCCGGTCCCTCCCGTGGAGTCGTTCCGTAGCTGGTGGGAGCGGACCGAGGGCGGTACCCGTGAGTGA
- a CDS encoding LutC/YkgG family protein encodes MSEAREQILGRIRAALSDRPDAPGVPWTYGSAVGTGAVDVVDRFIERVADYRAQVSRVDDAGPAIALALNGFGRVVADEDVIREWPEVGSWVSDSGLSAAELDAVDAVVTTATVGIANTGTIVLSHGPGQGRRALSLVPDVHVCVVRVDQIVDDVPHAVARLIESGLHTRPLTWISGPSATSDIELDRVEGVHGPRTLRVIVVG; translated from the coding sequence GTGAGTGAGGCGCGTGAACAGATCCTCGGACGGATCCGGGCAGCCCTGAGCGATCGTCCGGACGCGCCGGGTGTGCCGTGGACGTACGGCAGCGCCGTCGGGACCGGTGCCGTCGATGTGGTGGACCGCTTCATCGAGCGGGTCGCGGACTACCGCGCACAGGTGTCGCGGGTGGACGACGCCGGACCGGCGATCGCGCTGGCGCTCAACGGGTTCGGTCGGGTGGTTGCCGACGAGGATGTGATCCGTGAGTGGCCGGAGGTCGGGTCGTGGGTCTCTGACTCCGGACTCTCTGCAGCCGAGCTGGATGCCGTCGATGCGGTGGTGACGACGGCGACGGTCGGCATCGCCAACACCGGCACGATCGTGCTGTCCCACGGGCCGGGGCAGGGCAGACGGGCGCTGAGCCTGGTGCCCGATGTGCATGTATGTGTCGTACGCGTGGATCAGATCGTCGACGACGTGCCCCACGCGGTGGCCCGGCTGATCGAATCCGGTCTGCACACCCGACCCCTGACATGGATCAGCGGTCCGAGCGCGACGAGTGACATCGAGCTCGATCGCGTCGAGGGTGTCCACGGCCCGCGCACGCTGCGGGTGATCGTCGTCGGATGA